The following coding sequences are from one Strigops habroptila isolate Jane unplaced genomic scaffold, bStrHab1.2.pri NW_022045633.1_ctg1, whole genome shotgun sequence window:
- the LOC115603354 gene encoding IgGFc-binding protein-like translates to MASGVYVVATLCDPQRSPWFRLLAEVREDQDRPSVVALHLFSPRAFVTVKREKKVWVNGVPATIPMEVYGALNITETHGTIWLTQPPSLDIGFNPSGEVTVTVAQDLSEKLCGICGNYDGNVANDLQGPDGTLAGDMVAMAKAWRAPDFTHCCI, encoded by the exons atgGCCAGTGGTGTCTATGTGGTGGCCACCTTGTGCGACCCTCAACGCTCTCCATGGTTCCGGCTCTTGGCTGAGGTTAGAGAGGACCAAGATCGACCATCGGTGGTGGCCCTTCATCTCTTCAGCCCTCGGGCCTTCGTCACCGtcaagagggagaagaaggtCTGG GTCAATGGGGTCCCAGCCACCATCCCTATGGAGGTCTATGGGGCGCTGAACATCACCGAGACCCACGGAACCATCTGGCTCACCCAACCCCCCTCATTGGACATTGGGTTCAACCCAAGTGGGGAGGTGACAGTGACGGTGGCCCAAGACCTGAGTGAGAAGCTCTGTGGGATCTGTGGGAACTACGATGGGAACGTGGCCAACGACCTCCAAGGACCTGATGGGACATTGGCTGGGGACATGGTGGCGATGGCCAAGGCGTGGAGAGCACCAGACTTCACCCAC tgctgcATTTAG
- the LOC115603367 gene encoding leucine-rich repeat LGI family member 4-like, protein LQPFQSLPFSSLSAEPFAMGGHPGVALAQPFAGACALLEWDQLAGRFRAPTIINGTSPVACHPLPLGGTLVLVVAQLSGGSSVWRRSGGPGSRFIRLQALGSGRLRRPHAVASARLGGQWYLGVADSSKGGTSTLFRWGGRGFYPHQALRPWHRDTHLEFLELGGRPALVVCSGTRRPLVYRWSGVAFTPHTDIPHVPDVYAAKHFRMRGHVFLCLTRFLGDAKVMRWEGSMFREVQQVPARGSMVFQPLALAGQRYVLLGNDYAPSRVYRLGPGGHLEPIQELLAPSPRSFAPISLGDQHFLVASSFKGATQIYQHVTIDLGT, encoded by the exons AGCTTCAACCCTTCCAGTCTCTGCCCTTCTCGTCGCTGTCAGCCGAGCCCTTCGCTATGGGGGGACACCCGGGGGTGGCCTTGGCCCAGCCCTTTGCTGGGGCTTGTGCCCTTCTGGAATGGGACCAGTTGGCTGGACGCTTCCGAGCTCCCACCATCATCAACG GCACGTCCCCGGTGGCCTGCCACCCGCTGCCCCTCGGTGGCAccctggtgctggtggtggcccAGCTCAGCGGTGGCTCCTCCGTGTGGCGCCGCTCCGGTGGTCCCGGCTCCCGCTTCATCCGGCTCCAGGCTTTGGGAAGCGGCCGCTTGAGACGTCCCCACGCGGTGGCCAGCGCCCGCCTTGGTGGCCAATGGTACCTGGGGGTGGCCGATAGCTCCAAAGGGGGCACCAGCACCCTCTTTAGATGGGGTGGCCGCGGCTTCTATCCCCACCAAGCCCTTCGGCCGTGGCATCGGGACACCCACTTGGAGTTCTTGGAGTTAGGGGGAAGACCGGCTCTGGTGGTCTGCAGTGGGACCAGGAGGCCCTTGGTCTATAGGTGGAGTGGGGTGGCCTTCACCCCCCACACGGACATCCCCCACGTGCCTGATGTCTACGCGGCCAAGCACTTCAGGATGAGGGGACACGTGTTCCTCTGCTTGACAAGGTTCCTCGGGGACGCCAAG GTGATGCGCTGGGAAGGCTCCATGTTCCGGGAGGTGCAGCAGGTCCCAGCACGTGGCTCCATGGTCTTCCAACCCCTGGCTTTGGCCGGTCAACGCTACGTCCTCCTGGGCAATGACTATGCCCCGAGCCGTGTCTATCGCCTTGGTCCTGGTGGCCACCTCGAGCCCATCCAGGAGCTCCTGGCCCCATCTCCTCGCTCCTTCGCACCCATCTCCTTGGGTGACCAGCACTTCCTGGTGGCCTCCAGCTTCAAAGGGGCCACCCAGATCTACCAGCACGTCACCATTGACCTGGGTACTTGA
- the LOC115603353 gene encoding sushi, nidogen and EGF-like domain-containing protein 1, protein MGIWGGLLYPYGPAAGDEATPHEDDGMSPEIFLWETFSFYGQPHRSLYVNNNGVVSFGMGVPEFTPQPFPLSGRRPFVAPYWADVDTRLGGEVFYRQSQDPQLLARLTQDLAVAVADPEPAPRPTWAFVATWDRVSFFGAASEKVNTFQAVLATDGATSFVMLNYGDIQWTTGISNQGDPHTGMGGIPAQAGFNSGDDVHYYNIPGSRSPAVLSIGHRSNVGIPGRWIFRVDEFTATEGPPGPTEGPPGPTERPPGPTEGPPGPTERPPGPTEGPLGPTEGPLGPTERPPGPTEGPPGPTEGPLGPTERPPSPTERPPSPTEGHPSPTEGPPSPTEGPPSPTERPLSPTERPPSPTEPHSTQETTVERVYVCW, encoded by the exons atggggatatggg GTGGGCTGCTCTACCCCTATGGGCCAGCGGCTGGAGATGAAGCCACCCCCCATGAAGACGATGGGATGAGCCCCGAGATCTTCCTATGGGAGACCTTCTCCTTCTATGGACAACCCCACCGCTCGCTCTAT GTGAACAACAACGGGGTGGTGTCCTTCGGGATGGGGGTCCCCGAGTTCACCCCCCAGCCCTTCCCGTTGTCCGGCCGCCGCCCCTTCGTGGCTCCGTACTGGGCTGACGTGGACACGCGGCTCGGGGGAGAGGTCTTCTACCGGCAAAGCCAGGACCCGCAGCTCCTGGCCCGCTTGACTCAGGACTTGGCCGTGGCCGTGGCCGACCCGGAGCCGGCTCCTCGGCCAACGTGGGCCTTTGTGGCCACGTGGGACCGGGTCTCCTTCTTTGGGGCCGCCTCGGAGAag gTGAACACCTTCCAAGCCGTGTTGGCCACCGATGGTGCCACCTCCTTTGTCATGCTCAACTATGGCGACATCCAATGGACCACGGGCATCTCCAACCAGGGGGACCCCCACACCGGCATGGGGGGCATCCCTGCCCAg GCCGGGTTCAACAGCGGGGACGACGTGCATTACTACAACATCCCGGGCTCCCGCTCGCCCGCGGTGCTGAGCATCGGCCACCGCAGCAACGTCGGCATTCCCGGGCGCTGGATCTTCCGCGTGGATGAGTTCACGGCCACCGAGGGACCCCCCGGCCCCACCGAGGGACCCCCCGGCCCCACAGAGAGACCCCCCGGCCCCACCGAGGGACCCCCCGGCCCCACAGAGAGACCCCCCGGCCCCACTGAGGGACCCCTTGGCCCCACTGAGGGACCCCTTGGCCCCACTGAGAGACCCCCCGGCCCCACTGAAGGACCCCCCGGCCCCACTGAAGGACCCCTTGGCCCCACTGAGagaccccccagccccactgagagaccccccagccccactgagGGACACCCCAGCCCCACCGAgggaccccccagccccaccgagggaccccccagccccacagagagACCCCTCAGCCCCACCGAGagaccccccagccccaccgaGCCCCACAGCACGCAGGAGACCACAGTGGAGAGGGTCTATGTGTGCTGGTAG
- the LOC115603366 gene encoding FXYD domain-containing ion transport regulator 3-like: protein MERVSLSILVLLGVLSPVRGNPLPPDATSPFYYDWHRLRVAGLVVAAVLCVVGVIVLLSGKCKCGSKASRRCPPPRVIPPRSSWSHQHVLR from the exons ATGGAGAGGGTCAGCTTGAGCATCCTGGTGCTACTGGGAG TTTTGTCCCCAGTGAGAGGGAACCCTCTGCCCCCTG ATGCCACCAGTCCCTTCTATTATG ACTGGCACCGCCTGCGCGTGGCCGGGCTCGTGGTGGCCGCTGTCCTCTGCGTGGTTGGCGTCATCGTCCTCCTCA GTGGGAAGTGCAAGTGTGGGAGCAAAGCCAG CCGCCGTTGTCCCCCCCCCCGAGTCATCCCACCTCGTTCCTCCTG GAGCCACCAGCACGTGTTGAGGTGA